A portion of the Scylla paramamosain isolate STU-SP2022 chromosome 32, ASM3559412v1, whole genome shotgun sequence genome contains these proteins:
- the LOC135089049 gene encoding leucine-rich repeat serine/threonine-protein kinase 1-like isoform X1, whose product MADFVETDSPLPTPTLERKFSGSRQDPKSTPPFVRKGCFRRKGGGKAEGSSQKGDGRTKGKSSRKDHDKGGVVATSYRKLCHSLSSSRLSAKESHGPASTSQEPRPSPTVTRVTSTNGSVVTTPTHTIAQTIALHTKTTPDCSTGAGGEKQRSLGEKPVRRAVPARSSAAHREDSDEEEKTEEISVVCLSFKKISDTDTQFEANMTQPSAPDCAGQDSGRNDIMHTQTRRSGTAAKESDEGKDGGQVAVRSVRPTGWAEPLFRPEGSPSGRLRNKSAVAEEHTDIILRRQSGRSSDRKIPNTPERSVAVLRRGSLQDRCFMRWSTFTDFDFESAPTYFENSETCTEEKIEASPSRTRRKDVGSRCHRNTNESPQRREEGEVRKPGSSPLSQPVVGSETSLTEAVESKDPAPQREVALKKALMKLGAEFGKKSEKSTFDNLVSICSETMASSMRHCQAESPNEAPGKLTDVGREQAALLFGDIVKEFVARLPSDVDQIKTSLPTDPPISENFSGPHYLPSPEPPDTLKVMQEAIEKACDGLLATHVHEVPEEPPQAAPGSQAPETTDSAAPVSRDDTKTNTFVFPSFAKMEESKVLSRRGSMDRRASLDLQEFSRVRLSKTGKIEVVNDGSGTDDDLDREDEPQDSPRPPDDPPPASDTPPVTKRRPSLTERLSQWRLSWSFKNNPLPPQPLPVRSESLKLRAQQRRGSVPDFPSRRFSFSGTFNDLHRSYQSQQESSIAKAPPALRGKSFLEQPTSAAASRRRGSVASCLTLAPPQADSGYVRRASFDDRMKKGGKESVDKASDAFSYFLDYPVLHQDARELARQELHSALRESCSRGDVSRAKAILRDLGAEAQIIINSAPNGSNTLLFKACEEGQREMVRLLLDHGADGRIHPVTKYSPLYIACYYGRRDIAEMLLKKFPCLACVSTVERWLPLHACIINSHVSVLELLLKFPYPEEALHKYWDKTGQFEYDMAFDINMKDVTGQSALYLACYVGNQKLVDLLLKHRVQGHRVKSKEELEEGSLKDQETSSNDSKSSSRENTKSSLNANTDSAEKTEEVTSPTKHRISGGIQALMSKLNLVKTDNAHKDNMLSPLDIDMYCNSNTETALHIAVKNKHHIIVSMLLTAGANPNLRVYLPDDEMARLAEDEYIFTGSTALVEACRNRDLGMLDLLLKSHARDDECKALFIAAHAKDEVIVSKLLALKAHPDPEFKVNKRALDIKPSQQFSSLNVGSGGGVYSSLAPSTPVMINWHGQRCLSYLKDQWLVDASVNLNPKLRLSPRNQVIALYAITRLDISNNALTELPDMIFQLPSLKILNAAQNKIEKLPPSIGQFIDGTVTLPRKGSKKELFQGPLSVLEEVHLQDNRLDNLPDGIFTLPALQLLDVSNNKLSSLPYKIWTAPKLRELNVSLNLLHDLPVRPEGHGHDSGIGSDAMSEVSDEDSMSSMSDLHLSLPDDLTEESPARRKTPDPRGVLSLGKHGNVVTCCRRRELKHHSLWSSAVEIQESLMGVRETEEETLSNLQSLNLSHNSFMCVPNGLACLALSLNRLNLSYNRLTEMGSASSYPVGLKQLDLSHNRIRAWPTVARSESLESLESTVSSCYALAEITKNNKFLCPARSNKYPSFSFPPFYIYAGRKYSQNLSVARARGGTSSPMGTSPTPGSCIHRRHMRLESLRTLILADNKLTRLSLYLDESDFSLVTEVDENEASPVRTSTPRKSWLLFPNLSMLDVSNNQLRDLPTTLHELTNLSVLNISGNDDITELPPEMGLLSRLWNLNTRGCSLQEPLKSMIESKKYKTMDVIGYLKSILEDARPYARMKLMIVGVQGIGKTSLLEQLRQEGTGSYRKKPVEHWAKRMGNKNINTRTSRGTSMSTVGVDIGDWIFEKKIRGHSNYGPVVFRTWDFGGQKEYYATHQYFLSKRSLYLVVWKISDGERGVAEILQWLVNIQARAPNSPVLIVGTHYDLVKEKFPPSWSEDLQQMIRDKFINVIDADKLGLPRVLDTIEVSCKTRHNVKLLCNLIYDTVFSLKTPGSKERLLEQRIPASYLALEDVIGVLALERRVQGRDPVLTADKYQTLVTQEMSSRGHRPFRDVAELNQATTFLHENGVMLHYEDATLKDLYFLDPQWLCDMLAHVVTIREINPFARNGIMKLDDLKHVFKSSTCAPVDAKSYIVNLLNKFEVALTWDNRTLLIPSLLPSEEQLRSGLPGTDVRIPVRSRGWAIRNKKFSTSTGSTIVGNSSFYMSSTEERKPRPLSSHGLTTEAIGSPKKEGADGSPALCPEPPAVQVTHRSAPHAAIRRLLLMSYFPSGFWSRLITRILADDTVVDIVRNYFVMPREVLNDRGLSSVLGGQAEWMCWQTGMELHYAHTTLFRMREVLPCFSHGTHHMPHGHGGPPPGSSQSSTQTNHLYYDYKSMRFLVRQEGMWSDVEVNSSAVLEICLPNEAVVIKRPFQDKEVANPAADILANGIQSVVLDPAPECVAKLLSLAVDHIDTLLEDWYPTLGTRFVHTSEGKFLVTRLVPCPVCLECHGQHEGPGNHPQARHLPDNWGSFVEMNPLYCSMTASQISQDLTASHSSSLERSLLTNSLLGSLAPSQQGHPATMPFGNVASSQPGGCNSSSSTPAGGGGGVSPAGAAAGVGGNMSPQLPRRSWGSRESYTSDGDSGVGAESTTSSTRQSQRLPLIAASPALSSRKASAEGRPDLDNSANNEGESTGAQEVTPVVYSFMVEECILAAYTARSVPCPLHADLLLAQIAPDTVFLDLGDRYLVRPEVIKQGKLLGRGGFGFVFQGSCRNRLNGGPMDVALKMLQPVDPGPNARQSAIVAFKAAQSKWERDPLQYACKAYCSARQEVNILLSLRHQHIVPLVGVCPRPLALVLELAPQGALDQCLKHYQRSGGRLSLPTLQAVVLQVAKALEYLHGQHIIYRDLKSENVLVWELPPPFHHQPHPRVDVRLADYGISRASLPTGTKGFGGTEGFMAPEMMRHNGEEEYTEKVDCFSFGMFMYELLTTHQPYEHCDNVKEHVLEGGRPALTHRETEYPVYVLDLMVMCWSQQPRFRPSASQIVSIASAPEFTHLLDVASLDHSLNIIDAIRVPPAYVKDEDGELVMRELGNIWVSRTSPQLDMVGAGEWGWAGYTSIEGLPDTITAMCCVGEHVWLGDNAGNIHGYNTVDYCRVFSYCLEPDAPQSSPVRSLCSLHALGRVAVALLNGRLFLCSSDVTPTSPVLGEGSFVMTELAGSTHEIYCLAVTQTDNTWSLWCGGSQGTMSVFCLRDDGLVMSQDAVSHFTSSTPPASDSSADVFILHAPQNLSTVSPHLRNSIWSYVYPGCVVYHWDARDQKVVNRLDCSKLVPCSESLQSISIEEHLSPSHCQVTAVAVCGSEVYVGTKWGCVVVAEAESMRPITVFRPYENEVRAIVPLPPASVVLDPGSSEDQTDGFGGDREGVPSPTPLLATIGKGYRNLLGRYAPMPRSAHPEPAQAQRAMYCLLWRAHHWLNT is encoded by the exons ATGGCAGACTTCGTGGAGACAGACAGCCCTTTACCCACGCCCACACTCGAGAGGAAGTTCAGCGGCTCCAGACAGGACCCTAAGAGCACCCCACCCTTCGTCAGGAAAGGCTGCTTCAGGAGGAAAGGTGGCGGGAAGGCGGAGGGCAGTAGCCAGAAGGGGGACGGCCGAACCAAAGGGAAAAGTTCGCGGAAGGATCACGATAAGGGCGGGGTGGTGGCGACCTCGTACAGGAAGTTATGCCACAGCCTCAGCTCGAGTCGCCTGAGCGCCAAGGAGAGCCACGGTCCCGCTAGCACCTCCCAGGAGCCTCGCCCCTCCCCCACCGTCACCCGCGTCACCAGCACAAACGGGTCGGTTGTCACCACGCCCACCCACACCATAGCTCAAACTATTGCCTTACACACAAAGACAACGCCTGATTGCAGCACCGGGGCCGGAGGGGAGAAGCAGCGCAGCTTAGGAGAGAAGCCAGTCCGGCGTGCCGTGCCTGCCAGAAGCAGCGCAGCGCACCGCGAGGACagtgacgaggaagagaagacggaggagaTCAGTGTGGTCTGTCTGAGCTTCAAGAAAATCAGTGATACAGACACACAATTTGAGGCAAACATGACCCAGCCCAGCGCCCCGGACTGCGCGGGACAGGATTCGGGAAGAAACGAcatcatgcacacacaaaccAGACGTTCAGGGACAGCAGCTAAGGAAAGTGATGAGGGCAAGGATGGTGGACAGGTGGCTGTTCGGTCCGTCCGGCCCACTGGCTGGGCAGAGCCGTTGTTCAGGCCTGAAGGGTCTCCCAGTGGGCGCCTCAGGAATAAGTCTGCCGTCGCTGAGGAGCACACGGATATAATACTGAGGCGACAGTCAGGCCGGAGCAGCGACAGGAAGATTCCAAACACTCCGGAGCGCAGCGTGGCTGTCCTCCGGCGGGGCAGCCTGCAGGACAGGTGCTTCATGCGATGGTCTACCTTCACCGACTTTGATTTTGAAAGCGCACCAACTTATTTTGAAAACTCAGAGACTTGCActgaagagaagatagaagccTCCCCCAGCAGGACGCGCAGAAAAGATGTTGGTTCCCGCTGCCACCGAAACACAAACGAGAGTCCTCAGAGACGCGAAGAGGGCGAGGTCAGGAAGCCTGGCTCCTCACCTCTCAGTCAGCCTGTTGTTGGTAGTGAAACAAGCCTGACTGAGGCTGTGGAAAGCAAGGACCCAGCGCCGCAGCGAGAGGTGGCCCTGAAGAAGGCTCTTATGAAGCTTGGTGCTGAATTTGGGAAAAAATCTGAGAAGTCCACTTTTGACAACTTGGTGAGCATCTGCAGCGAGACCATGGCGAGCAGCATGAGGCACTGCCAAGCAGAGTCTCCGAACGAGGCGCCCGGCAAGTTGACAGACGTGGGCAGGGAACAAGCAGCTCTTCTGTTTGGGGACATTGTGAAGGAGTTCGTCGCTAGACTCCCCTCCGATGTGGACCAGATAAAGACCAGCCTACCTACAGACCCGCCTATTTCTGAGAACTTTTCTGGTCCTCACTACTTGCCGTCACCAGAACCACCGGACACGCTGAAAGTGATGCAGGAGGCCATTGAGAAAGCCTGTGACGGGCTGCTGGCCACCCATGTCCATGAGGTGCCTGAAGAGCCTCCTCAAGCAGCGCCAGGCTCCCAGGCCCCTGAAACCACGGACTCAGCCGCCCCGGTGAGCCGTGACGACACCAAGACGAacacttttgtttttccttccttcgccaAGATGGAGGAGTCCAAGGTGCTCAGCCGGAGAGGCTCGATGGACAGGAGAGCCTCACTTGACCTCCAGGAGTTCTCAAGGGTCCGGTTAAGTAAGACTGGGAAAATCGAAGTGGTGAATGATGGTAGCGGAACTGACGATGATTTAGACCGCGAAGACGAGCCTCAAGACTCCCCCCGTCCCCCCGATGACCCGCCGCCCGCCAGCGACACTCCGCCCGTCACGAAACGCAGGCCCAGCCTAACAGAGCGGCTCAGTCAATGGCGCCTCTCATGGAGTTTCAAAAACAACCCGTTGCCGCCACAGCCGCTGCCAGTGAGGAGCGAGTCTCTCAAGCTCCGGGCGCAGCAGCGGAGGGGCAGTGTGCCGGACTTTCCTTCCCGTCGGTTCTCGTTTTCCGGGACATTTAATGATCTGCATCGCTCGTACCAGAGCCAGCAAGAGTCGAGCATCGCCAAGGCTCCTCCCGCACTGAGGGGGAAGAGCTTCCTCGAGCAGCCCACGTCCGCCGCCGCCAGTCGCAGGCGAGGCTCAGTGGCTTCCTGCCTCACCCTGGCGCCGCCCCAAGCCGACAGCGGATATGTCAGGAGGGCAAGTTTTGATGACCGAATGAAGAAAGGCGGCAAGGAGTCAGTGGACAAAGCCTCTGACGCCTTCTCTTACTTCTTGGACTAccctgtgctgcaccaag ATGCGCGAGAGTTGGCGCGGCAGGAGCTTCACTCTGCGCTGCGGGAGTCGTGCAGTCGCGGGGATGTGTCGCGCGCCAAGGCCATCCTGCGTGACCTTGGGGCCGAGGCGCAGATCATCATTAACTCTGCTCCCAATGGCTCCAACACGCTCCTCTTTAA GGCGTGTGAGGAGGGCCAGCGGGAGATGGTGCGGCTACTGCTGGACCATGGGGCGGATGGCAGGATCCACCCGGTCACCAAGTACTCACCCCTCTACATCGCCTGCTATTACGGCCGCAGGGACATTGCCGAGATGCTGCTCAAG AAGTTCCCGTGCCTGGCGTGTGTGTCTACAGTGGAGCGGTGGCTGCCCCTCCACGCCTGCATCATCAACAGCCACGTCTCTGTGCTGGAGTTGCTGCTCAAGTTTCCCTACCCAGAGGAAGCTCTCCATAAATACTG ggacaaGACGGGTCAGTTTGAATATGACATGGCCTTCGACATCAACATGAAGGATGTGACGGGACAGAGTGCCCTGTACCTGGCCTGTTATGTGGGCAACCAGAAACTTGTGGATTTACTGTTGAAGCACCGAGTCCAGGGCCACCGGGTGAAG AGTAAAGAGGAATTAGAGGAAGGAAGCCTGAAGGATCAGGAGACCAGCAGCAACGACTCCAAGTCCAGCAGCAGAGAGAACACCAAGAGCAGCCTTAATGCCAACACAGACTCGGCAGAAAAGACGGAGGAGGTGACAAGCCCCACCAAGCACCGCATCTCTGGGGGCATCCAGGCACTCATGTCCAAGCTGAACCTGGTCAAGACAGACAATGCTCACAAGGACAACATGTTATCCCCACTGGACATTGACATGTATTGTAACAGTAACACAG AAACTGCACTCCACATTGCTGTCAAGAACAAGCACCACATCATAGTGTCGATGCTCCTGACGGCAGGAGCCAACCCCAACCTGAGGGTGTACTTGCCAGATGATGAGATGGCACGGCTGGCAGAGGATGAGTACATTTTCACAG GGTCCACTGCCCTTGTGGAGGCATGCCGCAACAGGGACCTGGGCATGCTGGACCTGCTGCTGAAGAGCCATGCCCGGGATGACGAGTGCAAAGCACTCTTCATTGCTGCTCATGCCAAGGATGAAGTCATTGTGTCCAAGCTACTTGCCCTCAAG GCTCACCCTGATCCAGAGTTCAAGGTCAACAAGCGAGCCCTGGACATCAAACCTAGCCAGCAGTTCAGTTCCCTCAATGTGGGCAGTGGTGGGGGGGTGTACTCCTCTCTGGCCCCCTCCACCCCTGTCATGATCAACTGGCATGGCCAACGCTGTCTCTCCTACCTCAAG GATCAGTGGCTGGTGGATGCCTCAGTAAATCTGAACCCCAAGCTGAGGCTGAGTCCCCGTAACCAAGTCATTGCTCTGTACGCCATCACAAGGCTGGACATCTCCAACAATGCCCTCACAGAGCTGCCGGACATGATCTTCCAGCTGCCGAGCCTCAAG ATTCTAAATGCAGCCCAGAACAAGATAGAGAAGCTGCCTCCCTCCATTGGTCAGTTCATTGACGGCACTGTGACACTGCCCAGGAAAGGCTCAAAGAAAGAGTTGTTCCAAGGTCCTCTGTCTGTCCTGGAGGAAGTGCACTTACAG GACAATCGGTTGGACAACTTGCCGGATGGAATTTTCACCCTGCCAGCGCTGCAGCTCCTGGATGTGTCCAACAACAAGCTGTCCTCTCTCCCCTACAAGATCTGGACTGCACCAAAACTTAGGGAGCTCAATGTGTCCCTCAACCTGCTGCACGACCTTCCTGTGCGGCCTGAGGGTCACGGACATGATTCTG GAATTGGCTCAGATGCCATGAGTGAGGTCAGTGATGAAGACAGCATGTCATCCATGAGTGACCTTCACCTCAGTCTCCCAGATGACCTCACGGAAGAGTCTCCAGCTCGCCGCAAGACTCCCGACCCGAG AGGAGTGCTGTCTTTGGGGAAACACGGCAACGTGGTGACCTGCTGCCGGCGGCGTGAGCTGAAGCATCACAGCCTGTGGTCAAGCGCTGTAGAGATACAGGAGTCACTGATGGGGGTaagggaaacagaggaggaaactCTGTCCAATCTACAGTCCCTCAATCTGTCCCACAACTCCTTCATGTGCGTTCCCAACGGTTTGGCTTGCCTGGCACTCTCCCTCAACCGTCTCAACCTCAGCTACAATAG ACTAACAGAGATGGGCTCAGCAAGCAGCTACCCTGTGGGGCTGAAGCAGCTGGACCTCTCCCACAACCGCATCCGAGCCTGGCCCACTGTTGCCCGTAGTGAGTCCCTGGAGAGCCTTGAATCCACAGTCTCCTCCTGCTATGCTCTGGCTGAGATCACTAAGAACAACAAGTTCTTGTGTCCAG CTAGATCCAATAAAtacccctccttttcctttcccccattTTACATATATGCAGGCCGCAAGTATAGCCAGAACTTGAGTGTTGCCCGGGCTcggggaggaacaagctctccCATGGGCACCTCCCCCACCCCTGGCAGCTGCATCCACCGCCGCCATATGCGCCTGGAGTCGCTGCGCACTCTCATCCTGGCAGACAACAAGCTGACACGCCTTTCACTCTATCTGGATGAGAGTGACTTCTCTCTTGTGACTGAAGTTGATGAAAATGAA GCAAGCCCCGTCCGAACCAGCACTCCTCGAAAGTCTTGGTTACTCTTCCCCAACCTGTCAATGCTGGATGTGAGCAACAACCAGCTTCGGGACCTGCCCACCACCCTCCACGAGCTGACCAACCTCTCG GTCTTGAACATATCTGGCAATGACGACATCACAGAGCTTCCTCCAGAGATGGGCCTCCTCTCTCGCCTCTGGAACCTCAACACCCGAGGCTGTTCCCTGCAGGAGCCACTCAAGTCCATGATTGAAAGCAAGAAGTATAAAACCATGGATGTCATAGGTTACTTGAAG AGTATATTGGAGGATGCCAGACCCTATGCAAGAATGAAACTGATGATTGTGGGTGTGCAAGGGATTGGAAAGACATCCCTCTTGGAGCAGCTACGGCAGGAAGGAACTGGCTCCTACAGGAAGAAGCCAGTGGAG CACTGGGCCAAGAGGATGGGCAACAAGAACATCAACACCCGCACCTCCCGAGGCACCAGCATGTCAACTGTCGGCGTGGACATTGGGGACTGGATatttgagaagaaaataaggggtCACAGCAATTATGGTCCAGTAGTCTTCAG GACTTGGGACTTTGGAGGACAGAAGGAGTACTACGCCACACACCAGTACTTCCTGTCCAAACGCTCCCTGTACCTGGTGGTGTGGAAGATCAGCGATGGGGAGCGAGGGGTGGCTGAAATCCTGCAGTGGCTCGTCAACATCCAG GCCCGAGCTCCCAACTCTCCAGTGCTCATTGTGGGGACTCACTACGACCTGGTGAAGGAGAAATTCCCACCATCCTGGAGCGAGGACCTCCAGCAAATGATCCGTGACAAGTTCATCAACGTGATAGACGCAGACAAATTGGGTCTTCCAAGAGTCCTGGACACCATAGAG gtgAGCTGCAAGACAAGGCATAATGTTAAGCTTCTGTGCAACTTGATATATGACACTGTGTTCTCCCTCAAAACACCAG GGAGCAAAGAACGGCTTCTAGAGCAGCGGATCCCTGCCTCCTACCTGGCGCTGGAGGACGTGATAGGCGTTCTGGCTCTGGAGCGCCGGGTGCAGGGCCGTGACCCAGTGCTGACGGCAGACAAGTACCAGACCTTGGTGACCCAGGAGATGTCCAGCCGAGGTCACCGCCCCTTCAGGGATGTGGCGGAGCTCAACCAAGCCACCACCTTCCTGCACGAGAATG GTGTGATGCTGCACTATGAGGATGCCACTCTCAAGGACCTGTACTTCCTGGACCCTCAATGGCTCTGTGATATGCTGGCCCATGTGGTCACCATCAGGGAGATCAACCCCTTCGCTAGGAAtg GCATTATGAAGTTGGATGACCTCAAGCATGTGTTCAAGTCCTCAACGTGTGCCCCGGTGGATGCCAAGTCTTATATAGTGAATCTCCTCAACAAGTTTGAAGTGGCATTGACATGGGACAACAGGACACTGCTCATCCCCTCCCTGCTGCCCTCAGAGGAACAGCTGCGTAGTGGCCTGCCTGGGACGGATGTCAGG ATCCCTGTACGCTCAAGGGGCTGGGCCATCAGGAACAAGAAGTTCTCAACCTCTACTGGGTCTACCATAGTGGGGAACTCCTCCTTCTACATGAGTAGCACTGAGGAACGCAAACCTCGGCCACTCTCCTCTCATGGCCTCACTACAGAAGCCATAG GAAGCCCCAAAAAAGAAGGTGCTGATGGCAGTCCTGCATTGTGTCCTGAGCCCCCAGCAGTCCAAGTCACTCATCGCTCTGCTCCCCACGCTGCCATCCGCCGTCTCCTCCTCATGTCCTATTTCCCCTCTGGATTCTGGTCTCGACTGATCACCCGCATCCTGGCAGACGACACAGTGGTAGACATTGTCAGGAACTACTTTGTCATGCCACGAGAG GTGTTGAATGACCGAGGGCTATCATCAGTGCTGGGAGGGCAGGCAGAGTGGATGTGTTGGCAGACAGGTATGGAGCTGCACTATGCCCACACCACACTCTTCCGCATGAGGGAGGTGCTGCCATGCTTCTCACACGGCACCCACCACATGCCTCATGGACACGGCGGCCCCCCACCCGGCTCCTCACAGTCCTCCACACAAACCAATCACTTGTATTATGACTACAAGAGTATGCGCTTCCTTGTCCGCCAGGAGGGAATGTGGTCAGACGTAGAG GTGAACAGCTCAGCTGTTTTGGAGATTTGCCTACCCAATGAGGCTGTGGTGATCAAGAGACCCTTCCAAGACAAAGAGGTGGCCAATCCTGCAGCAGACATCCTTGCCAATGGCATCCAGAGTGTGGTGCTGGACCCGGCGCCGGAGTGCGTGGCCAAGCTGCTCTCCCTGGCCGTGGATCATATAGACACTCTGCTGGAGGACTG gTATCCTACACTGGGCACACGCTTTGTTCACACCAGTGAAGGAAAGTTCCTAGTGACCCGCCTGGTGCCTTGTCCTGTGTGTCTGGAGTGTCACGGGCAGCACGAGGGGCCGGGCAACCATCCCCAGGCCCGGCACCTCCCTGACAACTGGGGATCCTTTGTTGAGATGAACCCTTTGTACTGCTCCATGACAGCCTCTCAGATCTCCCAG GACCTGACTGCATCCCACAGCTCCTCTCTTGAGCGCTCACTCCTCACTAACAGTCTCCTGGGAAGTCTAGCTCCGTCCCAGCAG GGCCATCCTGCAACAATGCCCTTTGGTAATGTGGCTTCATCACAACCTGGGGGCTGcaactcttcctcatccaccccTGCCGGAGGGGGCGGGGGTGTCTCCCCAGCTGGTGCTGCAGCAGGTGTGGGAGGAAACATGTCGCCTCAGCTGCCAAGGCGTAGCTGGGGGTCCCGGGAGTCCTACACCTCAGATGGGGACAGTGGCGTTGGGGCCGAGTCCACCACCTCCAG CACAAGGCAAAGTCAAAGGCTTCCTCTCATCGCTGCCTCACCTGCCCTATCCAGTCGCAAGGCGTCGGCAGAGGGGCGGCCAGACCTAGACAACAGTGCCAACAACGAAGGTGAAAGTACCGGTGCCCAGGAGGTGACGCCGGTGGTCTACTCCTTCATGGTGGAAGAGTGTATCCTGGCTGCCTACACTGCCCGTTCCGTGCCCTGCCCACTCCACGCTGACTTGCTCCTGGCACAGATTGCTCCTGATACC GTGTTCCTGGATCTGGGTGACCGGTACTTGGTGCGGCCAGAGGTCAtcaaacaagggaagctgcttGGGCGTGGTGGCTTTGGGTTCGTCTTCCAGGGCTCCTGTCGCAACCGCCTCAATGGAGGACCCATGGATGTGGCCCTCAAGATGTTGCAGCCTGTCGACCCAGGACCCAACGCTCGACAGAGTGCCATTGTAGCTTTCAAG GCTGCCCAGAGCAAGTGGGAGAGAGACCCTCTGCAGTATGCCTGCAAAGCGTACTGCTCCGCCAGACAGGAGGTCAACATTCTGCTCTCCCTGCGACACCAACACATTGTGCCGCTGGTTGGGGTGTGCCCTCGCCCGCTGGCTCTGGTCCTGGAGCTGGCACCGCAGGGAGCGCTGGACCAGTGCCTCAAGCATTACCAGCGGTCTGGTGGCAGACTGTCCCTCCCCACCCTGCAAGCTGTGGTGCTACAG GTGGCTAAAGCCCTGGAGTACCTGCACGGCCAACACATTATCTACCGAGACCTGAAAAGCGAGAATGTGCTGGTGTGGGAACTGCCGCCACCCTTCCACCACCAGCCTCATCCTCGGGTGGATGTTCGCCTCGCAGACTATG GCATCAGCCGGGCCAGCTTACCCACAGGCACCAAAGGCTTCGGAGGCACAGAGGGCTTCATGGCACCAGAGATGATGAGGCACAATGGGGAGGAAGAATACACAGAGAAG GTGGACTGCTTCTCCTTTGGGATGTTTATGTATGAGCTGCTCACAACACACCAGCCATATGAGCACTGTGATAATGTGAAGGAACACGTTCTGGAGGGAGGACGGCCAGCACTCACACACAGG GAGACAGAGTACCCAGTGTATGTGCTGGATTTGATGGTGATGTGTTGGTCGCAGCAGCCAAGATTCCGACCCTCAGCCTCACAGATTGTTTCCATCGCCTCGGCTCCGGAGTTCACTCACCTGCTGGACGTGGCCTCTCTTGACCATTCCCTCAACATTATTGATGCCATCAGGGTGCCTCCAGCCTATGTCAAGGATGAAG ATGGGGAACTGGTGATGCGTGAGCTGGGGAACATCTGGGTGAGCCGCACCTCCCCTCAGCTGGACATGGTTGGGGCTGGGGAGTGGGGCTGGGCAGGGTACACCagcatagagggactgccagaCACAATCACTGCCATGTGTTGTGTGGGTGAGCACGTCTGGCTGGGTGACAATGCTGGCAACATTCATGGCTACAA CACGGTGGACTACTGCCGAGTGTTCAGCTATTGCTTGGAGCCTGATGCCCCTCAGTCCTCCCCCGTGCGCTCCCTCTGCAGCCTCCACGCCCTGGGCAGGGTGGCTGTAGCTCTCCTGAATGGTCGCCTTTTCCTGTGTAGCTCAGATGTCACACCCACTTCTCCTGTTCTGGGCGAGGGCAGCTTTGTCATGACAGAGTTGGCTGGCTCAACGCATGAAATCTACTGTCTTGCAGTTACCCAGACTGACAACACTTG GTCACTATGGTGTGGGGGCAGCCAGGGCACCATGAGTGTGTTTTGCTTGCGGGATGATGGTCTGGTGATGAGTCAAGATGCTGTGTCACACTTCACCAGCTCAACACCTCCAGCAAGTGATTCCTCTGCTGACGTGTTCATACTTCACGCTCCACAAAATCTCTCCACAGTCTCTCCTCATCTCAGAAACTCTATCTGGTCTTATGTCTACCCTg GGTGTGTTGTGTATCACTGGGATGCCAGGGATCAGAAGGTGGTGAACCGACTCGACTGCTCCAAGCTGGTGCCATGTTCTGAAAGCCTGCAGTCCATCAGCATAGAGGAGCACCTGTCCCCATCACACTGCCAG GTGACGGCAGTGGCTGTGTGTGGCAGTGAGGTGTATGTGGGCACTAAGTGGGGCTGTGTGGTAGTGGCAGAAGCTGAGTCAATGCGTCCCATCACTGTGTTCAGGCCATATGAAAATGAGGTTCGTGCAatagttcctcttcctccagcatcTGTGGTCTTGGATCCAGGCAGCTCTGAGGACCAGACTGATGGTTTTGGTGGGGACAGGGAAGGGGTGCCAAGTCCCACTCCTCTGCTGGCCACCATAGGGAAGGGTTACAGGAACCTCTTGGGCCGCTATGCACCCATGCCCAGGTCAGCTCATCCTGAGCCAGCACAGGCACAGAGGGCCATGTACTGCTTACTTTGGAGAGCACATCACTGGCTCAACACATGA